Proteins from a genomic interval of Rhodococcus rhodochrous:
- the rarD gene encoding EamA family transporter RarD: MSDSGDRNDSGQRNIVRTGVLCGLGAYGLWGLFPAYFGLLEPAGAVEILAHRVLWTLVLMLIVLGVMGRLGTLRGLSARTWGLVAAASTAIAVNWGVYIYGVVSGRVVETALGYFINPLVSVVFGVLFFRERLRPAQIAALVLAVCAVVVITVDYGRPPIIALTLALSFASYGVIKKVVPLDPRTSLTGEGIVAAPFALGYVIFLAVTGTGTFLGHGIDHTALLVSAGLVTAVPLLLFGAAAQRVPLATLGMLQYLTPSLQMTWGVVVLGEDMPASRWIGFVLIWIALAVYSTDALVRARRQRAVVTAEPRAA; this comes from the coding sequence GTGAGCGACTCGGGGGATCGGAACGACTCGGGGCAGCGGAACATCGTGCGCACCGGGGTGCTGTGCGGTCTGGGCGCCTACGGATTGTGGGGACTGTTCCCCGCCTACTTCGGCCTGCTCGAACCCGCCGGCGCCGTCGAGATCCTCGCGCACCGCGTGCTGTGGACCCTCGTGCTCATGCTGATCGTGCTGGGCGTCATGGGACGCCTCGGCACCCTGCGCGGCCTGTCGGCCCGCACCTGGGGCCTGGTCGCCGCGGCGTCCACCGCGATCGCGGTCAACTGGGGCGTCTACATCTACGGCGTCGTGTCGGGCCGGGTCGTGGAGACCGCACTCGGCTACTTCATCAACCCGCTCGTCAGCGTGGTGTTCGGTGTCCTGTTCTTCCGGGAACGACTGCGGCCGGCGCAGATCGCGGCGCTGGTGCTCGCGGTGTGCGCGGTGGTGGTCATCACCGTCGACTACGGCAGACCGCCGATCATCGCCCTGACCCTGGCGTTGTCCTTCGCGTCCTACGGGGTGATCAAGAAGGTCGTGCCGCTCGATCCGCGCACGTCCCTGACAGGTGAGGGGATCGTCGCGGCCCCGTTCGCGCTCGGGTACGTGATCTTCCTCGCGGTGACCGGCACCGGCACCTTCCTCGGGCACGGCATCGATCACACCGCCCTGCTCGTGTCGGCGGGGCTGGTGACCGCCGTACCGCTGCTGCTCTTCGGCGCGGCCGCGCAGCGGGTCCCGCTCGCGACACTCGGCATGCTGCAGTACCTCACGCCGAGCCTGCAGATGACGTGGGGTGTGGTCGTGCTCGGGGAGGACATGCCTGCCTCGCGGTGGATCGGTTTCGTCCTGATCTGGATCGCACTGGCGGTGTACAGCACGGACGCCCTCGTGCGGGCCCGTCGTCAGCGTGCCGTGGTCACCGCGGAGCCTCGCGCGGCTTAG